One genomic region from Streptomyces sp. NBC_01431 encodes:
- a CDS encoding ArsR/SmtB family transcription factor produces the protein MLRIHFTGEDLARLRMAPGPDTLWETILSFHRLRDRRGASVFGEWRQETRARLSGETRLLSAIVPCRGYFPDFLTPPRGPHSLESGLERIRETEPERLNEELSRLPGGRPATGWGAALAEGANGQLGRLADVLGAYHQAAVSPYWAHIQTRVDADRAARGRALLDGGAGELLASLPPMLRWRDPVLEADYPVDRELHLDGRGLLLQPSFFCRRTPVALQDPKLPPVLVYPVTHTQAPYESPPGPERASSLGRLVGHTRSSVLQSIGNGCTTSELARRAGVSLASASQHAGVLRDAGLLVTLRHGNSVLHTLTPLGSALLCGGPPRGPQRRQSSIPERSTPATM, from the coding sequence GTGCTGCGCATTCATTTCACCGGCGAAGATCTGGCCCGGCTCCGTATGGCGCCGGGTCCTGACACGCTGTGGGAAACGATTCTCAGCTTTCATCGCTTAAGGGACCGGCGGGGTGCCTCGGTATTCGGCGAATGGCGACAGGAAACTCGGGCCCGGTTGAGCGGGGAAACGCGATTGCTCTCCGCAATCGTTCCGTGTCGGGGGTATTTCCCAGACTTCCTTACGCCGCCGCGGGGTCCGCATTCCCTGGAATCCGGTCTGGAGCGAATCCGGGAGACCGAACCCGAACGGCTGAACGAGGAACTCTCCCGGCTGCCCGGCGGCCGTCCGGCCACCGGCTGGGGGGCCGCGCTCGCCGAGGGGGCGAACGGTCAACTCGGACGCCTCGCCGATGTGTTGGGCGCCTACCACCAGGCGGCAGTCTCCCCGTACTGGGCGCACATACAGACCCGCGTCGACGCCGACCGGGCGGCCCGCGGCCGGGCGCTGCTGGACGGCGGTGCGGGCGAACTCCTCGCCTCGTTGCCGCCGATGCTGCGCTGGCGCGACCCCGTCCTGGAGGCCGACTATCCGGTGGACCGCGAACTGCACCTGGACGGACGGGGGTTGCTGCTCCAGCCGTCGTTCTTCTGCCGCCGCACCCCGGTCGCCCTCCAGGACCCGAAGCTGCCGCCGGTGCTCGTCTACCCGGTGACGCACACCCAGGCCCCGTACGAGTCCCCGCCGGGCCCCGAACGCGCGTCCTCGCTCGGCCGACTGGTCGGTCACACCCGCTCCAGCGTGCTCCAGTCCATCGGGAACGGCTGCACCACCAGTGAACTCGCCCGCAGGGCAGGCGTGTCGCTCGCCTCCGCCAGCCAGCACGCCGGCGTCCTGCGCGACGCCGGCCTCCTGGTCACGCTGCGGCACGGCAACTCCGTATTGCATACGCTGACCCCGCTCGGCTCCGCGCTGCTGTGCGGGGGGCCGCCACGCGGGCCGCAGCGCCGTCAGTCGTCGATCCCCGAGCGCTCCACGCCGGCCACGATGTAG
- a CDS encoding carbohydrate ABC transporter permease, which yields MTTPSRTGSGPEDALVRAGRALRRVILVALALLFLVPFYLLVRNGLAAEQDITSPEWTFFPATLHWSNVRELFDDPAVPMARSLLNSALIAVATTVGTLLFASLAGYGLARIPYRFANQVFYAVIGTLMVPAAVTFVPSFVLVSSLGWVSSLRGLIVPTLFSGFACFVLRQYFTGFPQELEDAARVDGLGYWRTYWRIVVPNARPVFAAVGTIVFIGAWNSFLWPLVIGQDRDSWTVQVALSTFTTAQVVHLHELFVAAAVSIVPLVLVFLLLQRYIVAGVERSGIDD from the coding sequence ATGACCACCCCGAGCCGGACCGGTTCCGGGCCCGAGGACGCCCTGGTACGCGCGGGGCGGGCCCTGCGCCGGGTGATCCTCGTCGCCCTCGCCCTGCTGTTCCTGGTCCCCTTCTACCTCCTGGTCCGCAACGGCCTGGCCGCCGAGCAGGACATCACCTCGCCGGAGTGGACGTTCTTCCCCGCCACCCTGCACTGGTCGAACGTGCGCGAGCTCTTCGACGACCCGGCGGTCCCGATGGCCCGCTCGCTGCTCAACTCGGCGCTGATCGCCGTCGCCACGACCGTCGGCACCCTGCTGTTCGCCTCGCTCGCCGGGTACGGTCTCGCCCGCATCCCCTACCGCTTCGCCAACCAGGTCTTCTACGCGGTGATCGGGACGCTGATGGTTCCCGCGGCGGTCACGTTCGTACCAAGTTTCGTTCTCGTTTCCTCCCTCGGGTGGGTGTCGAGCTTGCGCGGCCTGATCGTCCCCACCCTGTTCTCCGGCTTCGCGTGCTTCGTCCTCCGCCAGTACTTCACGGGATTTCCACAAGAGCTTGAGGATGCGGCCCGCGTCGACGGACTCGGCTATTGGCGTACCTACTGGAGGATCGTCGTGCCCAATGCGCGTCCGGTCTTCGCGGCCGTAGGGACCATTGTGTTCATCGGTGCCTGGAATTCCTTTCTGTGGCCGCTGGTCATCGGCCAGGACCGGGACTCCTGGACGGTGCAGGTCGCCCTCTCCACCTTCACCACCGCCCAAGTGGTCCACCTGCACGAGCTGTTCGTCGCGGCGGCCGTCTCGATCGTCCCGCTGGTCCTGGTCTTCCTGCTGCTCCAGCGCTACATCGTGGCCGGCGTGGAGCGCTCGGGGATCGACGACTGA
- the ppdK gene encoding pyruvate, phosphate dikinase yields the protein MSEDKDLQHTQKFVYDFTEGNRDLKDLLGGKGANLAEMTNLGLPVPPGFTITTEACKVYLDSGDEPAELRDEVSAHLDALQQTMGKKLGQADDPLLVSVRSGAKFSMPGMMDTVLNIGLSDASVTGLAQQAGDERFAWDSYRRLIQMFGKTVLGVDGDLFEEALDEAKAAKKVTVDTDLDAGDLKKLVKQFKKIVKAEAGRDFPQDPREQMDLAIRSVFESWNTDRAKLYRRQERIPGDLGTAVNICSMVFGNLGPDSGTGVAFTRDPASGHQGVYGDYLQNAQGEDVVAGIRNTVPLAELESIDKKSYDQLMQIMETLETHYKDLCDIEFTIERGQLWMLQTRVGKRTAGAAFRIATQLVDQGLIDEAEALQRVNGAQLAQLMFPRFDGAAKSDLIGRGIAASPGAAVGKAVFDSYTAVKWSRSGEKVILIRRETNPDDLDGMIASEGILTSRGGKTSHAAVVARGMGKTCVCGAEELEVDTKRRRMTTQAGTVIEEGDVVSIDGSTGKVYLGEVPVVPSPVVEYFEGRMHAGADDADELVAAVHRIMAYADRVRRLRVRANADNAEDALRARRFGAQGIGLCRTEHMFLGERREMVERLILADTEDEREEALSALLPLQKKDFVELFEAMDGLPVTVRLLDPPLHEFLPDITELSVRVALAESRKDANENDLRLLQAVHKLHEQNPMLGLRGVRLGLVIPGLFAMQVRAIAEAAAERKNAKGDPRAEIMIPLVGTVQELEIVREEADQVIAEVEAATGTELKLTIGTMIELPRAALTAGQIAEAAQFFSFGTNDLTQTVWGFSRDDVEASFFTAYLEKGIFGVSPFETIDKDGVGSLVRSAVQAGRATRPDLKLGVCGEHGGDPESVHFFHEVGLDYVSCSPFRIPVARLEAGRAAAESKGSDSR from the coding sequence GTGTCGGAAGACAAAGACCTCCAGCACACCCAGAAGTTCGTCTACGACTTCACCGAGGGGAACAGGGACCTCAAGGACCTTCTCGGCGGGAAGGGCGCGAACCTCGCCGAGATGACCAACCTCGGTCTCCCGGTGCCGCCCGGGTTCACGATCACCACCGAGGCGTGCAAGGTCTACCTCGACAGCGGTGACGAGCCCGCCGAGCTGCGCGACGAGGTGAGTGCACACCTCGACGCCCTCCAGCAGACGATGGGCAAGAAACTCGGTCAGGCCGACGACCCGCTCCTGGTCTCCGTCCGCTCCGGCGCCAAGTTCTCGATGCCCGGCATGATGGACACCGTCCTCAACATCGGGCTCTCCGACGCCTCCGTGACGGGCCTCGCCCAGCAGGCCGGCGACGAGCGCTTCGCCTGGGACTCCTACCGCCGCCTCATCCAGATGTTCGGCAAGACCGTGCTCGGCGTGGACGGCGACCTCTTCGAGGAGGCCCTCGACGAGGCCAAGGCCGCCAAGAAGGTCACCGTCGACACCGACCTCGACGCGGGCGACCTGAAGAAGCTGGTCAAGCAGTTCAAGAAGATCGTCAAGGCCGAGGCCGGGCGAGACTTCCCGCAGGACCCGCGCGAGCAGATGGACCTCGCGATCCGCTCGGTCTTCGAGTCGTGGAACACCGACCGCGCCAAGCTCTACCGCCGCCAGGAGCGCATCCCGGGCGACCTGGGGACCGCGGTCAACATTTGCTCGATGGTCTTCGGCAACCTCGGCCCGGACTCCGGCACCGGCGTCGCGTTCACCCGCGACCCCGCCTCCGGCCACCAGGGCGTGTACGGCGACTACCTCCAGAACGCGCAGGGCGAGGACGTGGTCGCGGGCATCCGCAACACCGTGCCGCTCGCCGAGCTGGAGTCGATCGACAAGAAGTCGTACGACCAGCTCATGCAGATCATGGAGACCCTGGAGACGCACTACAAGGATCTCTGCGACATCGAGTTCACCATCGAGCGCGGCCAGCTGTGGATGCTCCAGACCCGCGTCGGCAAGCGCACCGCCGGGGCCGCGTTCCGGATCGCCACACAGCTCGTGGACCAGGGCCTGATCGACGAGGCCGAGGCGCTCCAGCGCGTCAACGGCGCCCAGCTCGCCCAGCTGATGTTCCCGCGCTTCGACGGCGCGGCCAAGAGCGACCTCATCGGCCGGGGCATCGCGGCCTCGCCCGGCGCGGCCGTCGGCAAGGCGGTCTTCGACTCGTACACCGCCGTGAAGTGGTCGCGCTCCGGCGAGAAGGTCATCCTGATCCGCCGCGAGACCAACCCCGACGACCTGGACGGCATGATCGCCTCCGAGGGGATCCTGACCTCGCGCGGCGGCAAGACCTCGCACGCCGCCGTCGTCGCCCGCGGCATGGGCAAGACCTGTGTCTGCGGCGCCGAGGAGCTGGAGGTCGACACCAAGCGCCGCCGCATGACCACCCAGGCGGGCACCGTCATCGAAGAGGGCGACGTCGTCTCCATCGACGGCTCCACCGGCAAGGTCTACCTCGGTGAGGTCCCGGTCGTGCCGTCACCCGTGGTCGAGTACTTCGAGGGCCGCATGCACGCGGGTGCCGACGACGCCGACGAGCTGGTCGCCGCCGTGCACCGGATCATGGCGTACGCCGACCGAGTACGCCGCCTGCGCGTACGGGCCAACGCCGACAACGCCGAAGACGCCCTGCGCGCGCGGCGGTTCGGCGCCCAGGGCATCGGCCTGTGCCGCACCGAGCACATGTTCCTCGGCGAGCGGCGCGAGATGGTCGAGCGGCTCATCCTCGCCGACACCGAGGACGAGCGCGAAGAGGCACTCAGTGCCCTGCTCCCGCTCCAGAAGAAGGACTTCGTCGAGCTGTTCGAGGCGATGGACGGGCTCCCGGTCACCGTCCGCCTCCTCGACCCGCCGCTGCACGAGTTCCTGCCCGACATCACCGAGCTGTCGGTCCGCGTCGCGCTCGCCGAGTCCCGCAAGGACGCCAACGAGAACGACCTGCGCCTGCTCCAGGCCGTGCACAAGTTGCACGAGCAGAACCCGATGCTCGGTCTGCGCGGCGTACGCCTCGGCCTCGTCATCCCGGGTCTGTTCGCCATGCAGGTGCGGGCGATCGCCGAGGCGGCCGCCGAGCGCAAGAACGCCAAGGGCGACCCGCGCGCCGAGATCATGATCCCGCTGGTCGGCACCGTCCAGGAGCTGGAGATCGTCCGCGAGGAGGCCGACCAGGTCATCGCCGAGGTCGAGGCCGCCACCGGCACCGAGCTCAAGCTGACCATCGGCACCATGATCGAGCTGCCCCGTGCCGCTCTGACGGCCGGTCAGATCGCCGAGGCCGCCCAGTTCTTCAGCTTCGGCACCAACGACCTCACGCAGACGGTCTGGGGCTTCTCCCGCGACGACGTGGAGGCCAGCTTCTTCACCGCGTACCTGGAGAAGGGCATCTTCGGGGTCTCGCCGTTCGAGACCATCGACAAGGACGGCGTCGGCTCGCTCGTGCGCTCCGCCGTGCAGGCCGGCCGCGCGACCCGCCCCGACCTGAAGCTCGGCGTCTGCGGCGAGCACGGCGGCGACCCCGAGTCGGTGCACTTCTTCCACGAGGTGGGCCTGGACTACGTGTCCTGCTCGCCGTTCCGCATCCCCGTCGCCCGCCTCGAAGCGGGCCGGGCGGCCGCGGAATCCAAGGGCAGCGACTCCCGCTGA